Proteins encoded in a region of the Oryctolagus cuniculus chromosome 10, mOryCun1.1, whole genome shotgun sequence genome:
- the ZNF502 gene encoding zinc finger protein 502, with the protein MLNMQGAEEREIGEEAWPGWVKKPAPEQDASETDSPGIVARRCQESYPDSTSGERDPCEGMRENPPGKVPGPCLFQNGGFGGIAFIHKEAPLEMISQEFNFEKNLLLTSSLVTHLRVSTEEKQHQRETSNIHTNETLEQSRCPALSTQKKSWKCGECGKTFTQSSSLAQHQRSHTGERPYACEQCGRAFSRSSFLVQHKRIHTGVKPYICEQCGKTFRCRSFLTQHQRIHTGERPYRCHECGHSFRSQSHLTEHQRTHTGEKPYTCPRCGKAFSQNTHLVHHQRIHTGEKPYLCSDCGSSFRKHSNLLQHQRIHTGEKPHKCEECGKTFQTKANLSQHQRIHTGEKPYKCKDCGKAFCQSPSLIKHQRIHTGEKPYKCKECGKAFTQSTPLTKHQRIHTGERPYKCSECGKAFIQSICLIRHQRSHTGEKPYKCNECGKGFNQNTCLTQHMRIHTGEKPYRCQECGKAFAHSSSLTEHHRTHTGEKLYKCSECEKTFRKYAHLSEHYRIHTGEKPYECIECGKFFRHSSVLFRHQKLHSGE; encoded by the exons ATGTTGAATATGCAAGGggctgaagagagagagatcggagAAGAGGCTTGGCCAG GTTGGGTGAAAAAACCTGCCCCAGAGCAAGATGCCTCTGAAACTGACTCACCAGGGATAGTAGCAAGGAGATGCCAAGAGAGTTACCCAGATTCCACATCTGGAGAGAGAGACCCCTGTGAGGGCATGAGGGAAAACCCCCCTGGAAAGGTTCCTGGGCCGTGCCTTTTCCAGAATGGAGGTTTTGGAGGAATAGCTTTCATCCACAAGGAAGCACCCCTTGAAATGATTAGCCAAGAATTTAATTTTGAGAAAAACTTGCTTTTGACCTCAAGCCTTGTAACACACCTCAGGGTTTCTACGGAAGAAAAACAGCATCAACGGGAAACAAGTAACATACACACCAATGAGACTTTGGAACAAAGTCGATGCCCGGCTCTGTCCACACaaaagaaatcttggaaatgCGGTGAATGTGGAAAAACCTTTACTCAGAGTTCATCCCTCGCCCAGCATCAGAGATCTCACACTGGAGAGAGACCATACGCGTGCGAGCAGTGTGGGAGAGCCTTCAGTCGTAGCTCATTCCTCGTTCAACATAAAAGAATTCACACTGGAGTGAAACCGTACATATGTGAGCAGTGTGGGAAAACATTCCGGTGCCGGTCATTTCTTACTCAGCATCAGAGAATCCACACTGGGGAGAGACCTTACAGGTGTCACGAGTGTGGGCATTCCTTCCGCAGTCAGTCTCATCTCACCGAGCACCAGAGGACCCACACTGGCGAGAAGCCTTACACGTGTCCCAGGTGTGGGAAGGCGTTCAGTCAGAACACACACCTTGTTCATCACCAGAGGATCCACACTGGCGAGAAGCCTTACTTATGCAGTGACTGTGGCTCTTCCTTTCGCAAACACTCAAACCTTCTACAGCATCAGAGAATCCACACCGGGGAGAAGCCCCATAAATGTGAGGAATGTGGGAAAACTTTCCAAACCAAGGCAAACCTCTCACAGCATCAGAGAATCCACACTGGCGAGAAACCCTACAAGTGTAAGGACTGCGGCAAAGCCTTCTGCCAGAGCCCGTCTCTCATTAAGCACCAGCgaattcatactggagagaaaccctataAATGCAAAGAGTGTGGGAAAGCTTTTACTCAGAGCACTCCACTGACtaaacaccagagaattcacacgggGGAGCGCCCCTACAAATGCAgcgagtgtgggaaagccttcattCAAAGCATTTGCCTTATTcggcatcagagaagtcacactggagagaaaccctataAATGCAATGAATGCGGAAAGGGCTTCAACCAGAACACCTGCCTCACTCAGCACATGAGGATTCATACTGGAGAGAAGCCCTACAGATGTCAGGAGTGCGGGAAGGCCTTCGCTCACAGCTCCTCTCTCACTGAGCATCACAGGACCCACACTGGCGAGAAGCTGTACAAATGCAGCGAGTGTGAGAAAACCTTCCGCAAGTACGCCCACCTCAGTGAGCATTACAGGATCCACACTGGGGAGAAGCCGTACGAATGCATCGAGTGTGGGAAATTCTTCAGACACAGTTCAGTCCTTTTCAGGCATCAGAAACTTCACAGTGGTGAATGA